In Numidum massiliense, a single genomic region encodes these proteins:
- the ctaG gene encoding cytochrome c oxidase assembly factor CtaG, with translation MFMDQFSFTALWNPSFMILTIALGVAYLWIVGSAREHIPGSAPVPKKQKVTFLIGLVVFYFAYGGPLYILGHVMFSAHMAQMGVLFFVAPPLLLLGSPSWFFTWMNEIRVLNRIYKAVLNPFIGLILFNVLLSFYHLPSLLDFLMMNYTLHRIFQFLLFSTALLMWWHIVAPVPDRSNLSELKRIAYLFGNSGLLLPACAMIIFATGPLYATYNDPNLWSLALGYCLPPGSSVPPELFSQLNLFSPGEDQQLGGIIMKLAQETMFMTFLVKIFTQWVRREKKVANIEEYQRPYASAYSAATNK, from the coding sequence ATGTTTATGGATCAATTCAGCTTTACCGCGTTGTGGAACCCGAGCTTCATGATTTTGACGATCGCACTCGGGGTCGCTTACTTATGGATCGTCGGATCAGCGCGCGAACATATTCCGGGATCTGCCCCCGTACCAAAAAAGCAAAAAGTAACATTTCTCATCGGACTCGTCGTCTTTTACTTTGCGTATGGCGGCCCGCTTTACATTCTCGGCCACGTCATGTTCAGTGCCCATATGGCGCAAATGGGCGTTTTGTTTTTCGTGGCGCCACCGTTACTGTTACTCGGTAGCCCGAGCTGGTTTTTTACGTGGATGAACGAGATACGCGTGTTAAACCGGATCTATAAAGCCGTATTGAACCCGTTTATCGGGCTGATCTTGTTTAACGTCTTATTATCGTTTTACCATTTGCCGAGCTTGCTCGACTTCTTAATGATGAATTACACGTTGCACCGCATCTTTCAGTTTTTACTGTTTAGTACAGCTCTTTTAATGTGGTGGCACATCGTCGCCCCTGTTCCCGACCGCAGCAACCTATCCGAATTGAAGCGTATTGCCTATCTGTTTGGCAACAGCGGTTTGTTGTTACCTGCGTGTGCGATGATTATTTTTGCCACGGGGCCACTCTATGCGACGTATAACGATCCGAACTTGTGGTCACTCGCTTTAGGCTATTGTTTGCCGCCGGGGTCATCTGTACCGCCGGAACTGTTCTCGCAGCTCAACCTGTTTTCACCGGGTGAAGATCAACAATTGGGTGGTATCATTATGAAACTAGCCCAAGAGACGATGTTCATGACCTTCTTGGTAAAGATCTTTACACAGTGGGTGCGGCGGGAGAAAAAAGTGGCCAACATCGAAGAATATCAGCGTCCTTACGCGAGCGCCTACAGTGCCGCGACCAACAAGTAA
- a CDS encoding FixH family protein has protein sequence MKKIVALFAVCLLVATGCAAGTDDQAGSADDHASDAHADTGQDDSTPTALDPIEVAIDLPEKVAKGKATTIKATVTQAEEKVTDADEVLFEVWRDGEDKHDKIEGKHTGDGVYAIDKTFEEKGTYYVIAHVTARGMHNMPKQPFTVE, from the coding sequence TTGAAAAAAATCGTAGCGCTTTTCGCTGTCTGTCTACTTGTCGCGACTGGCTGCGCCGCTGGTACGGACGATCAAGCCGGATCTGCGGACGATCACGCGTCGGACGCGCATGCTGATACCGGGCAAGATGACTCCACACCGACAGCGTTAGACCCGATCGAAGTCGCGATCGACTTACCGGAGAAAGTGGCAAAAGGAAAAGCGACAACCATTAAAGCGACCGTCACCCAAGCAGAGGAAAAAGTGACCGACGCGGATGAAGTGCTGTTCGAAGTGTGGCGCGACGGCGAGGATAAACACGATAAAATCGAAGGTAAGCACACGGGCGACGGCGTTTACGCCATCGACAAAACGTTTGAGGAGAAAGGGACGTATTACGTGATCGCACATGTTACGGCACGCGGGATGCATAATATGCCTAAGCAACCCTTTACCGTCGAATAA
- a CDS encoding SCO family protein: MVKKWPVAVIVALFVFVVAGCGGGSPLDNAQSNGTQSQEEQEANWQVADFTYTDQDGKKFGLADLKGDVWLADFIFTNCVTVCPPMTANMVKIQKALKDNDANIPIVSFSVDPDVDTPETLQKYAKENEMDLASWHLLTGYKQEEIAEFSQESFKSIVQDDPNSDQVIHGTKFYLVDGNGKVVKMYDGLKPPVDDIIKDIKALK; this comes from the coding sequence TTGGTTAAAAAATGGCCCGTAGCTGTAATCGTCGCGTTATTCGTTTTTGTCGTCGCCGGCTGTGGGGGTGGCTCCCCGCTCGACAATGCGCAAAGTAACGGCACACAGTCGCAAGAAGAGCAAGAAGCTAATTGGCAAGTTGCTGACTTTACGTACACAGATCAAGACGGGAAAAAATTTGGTCTCGCGGATTTAAAAGGCGACGTCTGGCTGGCAGATTTTATTTTTACGAACTGCGTCACTGTTTGTCCACCGATGACGGCAAACATGGTTAAAATCCAAAAAGCGTTAAAAGATAACGACGCTAATATCCCCATCGTTTCGTTCAGTGTCGACCCGGACGTCGACACTCCGGAAACGCTGCAAAAGTACGCGAAGGAAAACGAGATGGATTTAGCTAGTTGGCACTTATTAACAGGCTATAAGCAGGAAGAAATCGCTGAGTTTTCCCAAGAGAGCTTTAAATCGATCGTGCAAGACGACCCTAATTCCGACCAAGTCATTCACGGCACGAAGTTTTACTTAGTCGACGGCAACGGCAAAGTCGTCAAAATGTACGACGGTTTAAAACCGCCGGTTGACGACATTATTAAAGACATTAAAGCATTAAAATAG
- a CDS encoding DeoR family transcriptional regulator translates to MLPIERQSRIKQLIQEKKHLKISALSRELGVSEMTVHRDLKPLLEEGIIIKTFGGITLSQQPMKKNVPQSACVLCSRPVNDRLSYRLILEDNAIESACCAHCGLIRHRQLGDTVIQAICRDFLMHTTIGAEIAWYVIDSALHIQCCQPQVLTFENKQHAEMFVKGFGGKVLTFTDATQFLTTSSCCHKH, encoded by the coding sequence ATGTTACCGATCGAACGGCAAAGCCGCATTAAACAACTGATCCAGGAAAAAAAACACTTGAAGATTTCTGCGCTAAGTAGAGAGCTCGGCGTGTCGGAAATGACCGTGCACCGTGACTTAAAGCCGCTACTCGAAGAAGGCATCATTATAAAAACGTTTGGCGGCATCACTTTAAGCCAGCAACCGATGAAAAAAAATGTGCCGCAAAGTGCGTGTGTCCTTTGCAGCCGCCCGGTAAACGATCGGCTGTCTTATCGGCTTATTTTAGAGGACAACGCGATCGAATCAGCCTGTTGCGCACATTGCGGCCTCATCCGGCACCGTCAACTCGGCGACACTGTCATCCAAGCGATTTGCCGCGATTTCCTCATGCATACGACGATTGGCGCTGAAATTGCATGGTACGTCATTGATAGCGCTTTGCACATTCAATGTTGTCAACCGCAAGTACTCACCTTCGAGAACAAGCAACACGCGGAAATGTTCGTCAAAGGATTTGGCGGAAAAGTACTGACATTTACGGACGCCACACAGTTTTTGACGACCTCTAGCTGTTGCCATAAACATTAA
- a CDS encoding c-type cytochrome: MRKKLLTWVFVGLLVLALAACGGKKDDAADGGAKDDSNATAASGEELFKSSNCIACHGDQLNNGSAPALDKIGATLSKDEIVDVIKNGKGGMQAQTQVSDDDAEELAAWLADKK; encoded by the coding sequence GTGCGGAAAAAATTATTGACATGGGTGTTCGTCGGCCTATTAGTCCTCGCTTTGGCGGCATGCGGGGGTAAAAAAGACGATGCGGCAGACGGCGGGGCGAAAGACGATAGCAATGCGACCGCCGCTTCTGGCGAAGAGCTTTTTAAAAGTAGCAACTGCATAGCCTGCCACGGGGATCAGTTAAACAACGGCTCGGCGCCAGCCCTCGATAAAATCGGTGCCACGCTGTCTAAAGACGAGATCGTCGACGTGATTAAAAACGGTAAAGGCGGCATGCAAGCCCAAACGCAAGTGTCTGATGACGACGCAGAAGAACTGGCCGCTTGGTTAGCGGACAAAAAATAA
- a CDS encoding 1,4-dihydroxy-2-naphthoate polyprenyltransferase, with product MQQRLESNQKLQKIPYQKVNWRVWWKQMRPHTLTASFTPVIIGTVLALPHGSIHVPVFLCMLLASMMIQAATNLFNEYFDYKRGLDTADSVGIGGATVHYGIEPRVILILAVTLFAATVPLGVYICMNSSWWIAVIGVACMAAGYFYTGGPYPVAYTPFGELTAGIFMGLILILLSFFIQTGTITTVSVLVSIPMSILVGSILMANNIRDLRGDKAHGRKTLAILLGHSGAVSFLGGMFALSYLWMIALVTVGYASPWLLLVLLSLPKAWLATLAFVGKTTPAEMMPAMKATSQTHTFFGLLLAAGIVCAHLFS from the coding sequence ATGCAACAACGTTTAGAAAGCAACCAGAAACTGCAAAAAATACCGTACCAAAAGGTGAATTGGCGCGTATGGTGGAAACAGATGCGGCCACACACGTTGACCGCTTCCTTTACGCCGGTCATTATCGGCACCGTACTGGCCCTACCGCACGGATCGATCCATGTCCCAGTTTTTTTATGCATGTTACTCGCTTCCATGATGATTCAAGCAGCGACCAACTTGTTTAACGAATATTTCGACTATAAGCGCGGGCTAGACACAGCCGACTCCGTCGGCATCGGTGGCGCCACTGTCCACTACGGAATCGAGCCGCGCGTCATACTTATCTTAGCGGTGACGTTGTTTGCCGCGACCGTCCCACTCGGCGTATATATATGTATGAATAGTAGTTGGTGGATCGCCGTGATCGGGGTAGCCTGTATGGCAGCTGGCTATTTTTACACGGGTGGCCCTTATCCCGTCGCCTACACGCCCTTCGGCGAGTTGACAGCGGGTATTTTCATGGGACTAATCCTCATCCTCCTTTCGTTCTTTATCCAAACAGGTACGATTACTACCGTCAGTGTCCTCGTTTCCATCCCGATGTCCATATTAGTTGGCAGCATTTTAATGGCCAACAACATTCGCGATTTGCGCGGGGACAAAGCACACGGTCGGAAGACACTCGCCATCTTACTCGGACATTCAGGCGCGGTCTCTTTTTTAGGCGGGATGTTTGCCCTCTCCTACTTATGGATGATCGCCCTCGTCACCGTAGGCTACGCGTCCCCGTGGCTACTCCTCGTCCTCCTCAGCCTCCCGAAAGCGTGGCTAGCCACGCTCGCGTTCGTCGGAAAAACGACGCCGGCCGAAATGATGCCCGCGATGAAAGCGACGTCGCAAACGCACACGTTTTTCGGACTGTTACTCGCTGCCGGCATCGTGTGTGCGCACCTGTTTTCATAA
- a CDS encoding isochorismate synthase, which yields MAIVKQLDLCELLVEGARRAQQLGREVLVSRTVNVATVDPLSFFVAASSDRGSRVYFTDPAQEVVLVGIGKAYEIEANGEERFSDVEREWGRLVAEAVVELPEDTVTAIGPLLLGGFSFDPERHKTALWHGFPDAAFHLPTFLLTRTAGQCWLTVNEVVHAATDANARADALRAQQAELLDAVGKGTYLPLYEADGDPTYASKEIEPEKWKDAVAEAARDIRAGRMDKVVLARELRLTADREIAVERVLERLSQQQPNSFVFAVERGEQCFVGATPERLVKREGDTFFTMSMAGSIARGETAAEDTRLGNQLLQDEKNRIEHGLVVDMIRRAMATACDGVDVPAVPELLKVKYIQHLYTPIFGRARAGATLLSLVEKLHPTPAVGGYPHESFANIRELECLDRGWYAAPLGWLDWRGNGDFAVALRSGLIRGNEASLFAGCGIVGASDPQSEYEETRLKFRPMLQALGLGGTDE from the coding sequence GTGGCTATCGTCAAACAGCTGGATCTTTGTGAGCTACTCGTGGAAGGTGCACGTCGTGCACAGCAACTTGGACGCGAGGTGCTCGTCAGCCGCACGGTAAACGTTGCAACCGTCGATCCGCTGTCTTTTTTTGTCGCTGCAAGCAGTGATCGCGGCAGCCGAGTATACTTTACTGACCCGGCGCAAGAGGTTGTTCTCGTAGGGATCGGTAAAGCTTATGAAATAGAAGCGAACGGTGAGGAACGCTTTAGCGATGTCGAACGCGAGTGGGGGCGCTTAGTAGCGGAGGCCGTGGTCGAACTGCCGGAAGATACAGTAACAGCGATTGGCCCACTGTTGTTAGGTGGGTTTTCGTTTGATCCAGAAAGGCACAAAACGGCACTGTGGCACGGGTTTCCCGATGCTGCTTTTCATTTGCCCACTTTTTTACTAACGCGAACGGCGGGGCAGTGTTGGCTGACTGTGAACGAAGTCGTCCATGCGGCAACGGACGCGAACGCGCGCGCCGACGCCTTGCGAGCGCAGCAAGCAGAACTGTTAGATGCTGTGGGAAAAGGCACTTACTTGCCGCTGTACGAGGCGGACGGCGATCCGACGTACGCGTCTAAGGAAATTGAGCCCGAGAAATGGAAGGACGCCGTGGCGGAGGCGGCGCGGGATATTCGCGCCGGTCGGATGGATAAAGTTGTGTTGGCGCGCGAATTGCGCTTGACTGCGGACCGCGAGATTGCCGTCGAACGCGTGCTGGAGCGGTTGTCGCAGCAGCAACCGAACAGTTTTGTATTTGCCGTCGAGCGCGGGGAGCAATGCTTCGTCGGAGCGACGCCGGAGAGGCTCGTGAAGCGCGAGGGGGATACGTTTTTTACGATGTCGATGGCTGGTTCGATTGCGCGGGGGGAGACGGCAGCGGAAGACACCCGTCTCGGCAATCAGCTATTGCAAGATGAGAAAAATCGGATTGAACACGGCCTCGTCGTCGACATGATCCGCCGAGCAATGGCAACAGCGTGCGACGGTGTCGATGTGCCAGCGGTGCCAGAACTACTTAAAGTAAAATACATTCAGCACTTATACACACCTATTTTTGGTCGCGCGCGTGCAGGTGCAACACTCTTGTCCTTGGTGGAAAAACTGCACCCGACTCCAGCGGTCGGCGGGTATCCGCACGAGTCATTCGCGAATATTCGCGAGTTGGAATGTTTAGACCGCGGATGGTATGCGGCGCCGCTCGGTTGGCTCGACTGGCGGGGGAACGGCGATTTTGCCGTTGCACTGCGCTCGGGCCTCATTCGTGGCAACGAAGCGTCACTGTTTGCGGGATGCGGCATCGTCGGCGCTTCGGACCCGCAAAGCGAGTACGAGGAGACGCGTTTGAAATTTCGTCCGATGCTGCAGGCGCTAGGGCTAGGAGGGACGGACGAGTGA
- the menD gene encoding 2-succinyl-5-enolpyruvyl-6-hydroxy-3-cyclohexene-1-carboxylic-acid synthase codes for MTAYEEVVTAYSGAFVDELARSGIRDVVVSPGSRSTPLAMLVAEHPELDAWVHADERSAAFFALGMAKAARAPVALLCTSGTAAANYFPAVVEASLARVPLVVLTTDRPHELRDVGAPQAIDQTGLFGSHVKWFQEMALPEMSPAMLAYVRATASRAIATAGEAPAGPVHLNFPFREPFVPLLETDDLWRAGREETKSYVRVTGGRRQLDPLQVDELAAVLSGARRGLIVCGPHDDPAFAPAVVQLAERLSFPLLADPLSQVRYGTHDKALVIDGYDAFLREQAVVRRLAPDVVLRFGAMPVSKALLRYLEAHPSCRQIVVDGGAGWREPTLLAADIVYADETRFCEAIATKIGAAADGPRRALGEVPSCGKQVKEDGGTRLADGRDCTMWANWWADCWIRLNAIAQAEVQRQVAHFANDHLFEGRVFSELAALLPDEAVLYVGNSMPVRDLDTFFANSAQRVRTLANRGANGIDGVVSSALGASTAGGPLVLVIGDVSFYHDLNGLLMAKLYGLKATIILLNNDGGGIFSFLPQAANPKHFETLFGTPLGLDYAHAAALYGASYCRVTDWEAFRRAVDAGVAADGLTIIEVPTARTANAEEHRAIWHEVSDAIKGELTGDGTAAVYPQGVSNDCATADRAAAGQEEGVRHAPRD; via the coding sequence GTGACTGCTTATGAAGAGGTCGTCACCGCGTACAGCGGGGCGTTTGTCGACGAGCTGGCCCGTTCCGGGATCCGCGATGTCGTGGTCAGTCCCGGCTCGCGTTCCACGCCGCTTGCCATGCTCGTAGCCGAACATCCAGAGCTTGACGCATGGGTACACGCGGACGAACGGTCGGCCGCTTTTTTTGCGCTCGGGATGGCGAAAGCAGCGCGTGCGCCGGTCGCTTTGTTGTGCACGTCGGGCACGGCGGCAGCCAATTATTTTCCTGCGGTCGTGGAGGCGTCGCTCGCACGGGTGCCGCTCGTCGTGCTGACGACGGATCGCCCACACGAGCTGCGCGACGTCGGAGCGCCGCAGGCGATCGACCAGACCGGCTTATTCGGTTCACATGTGAAGTGGTTTCAAGAGATGGCGTTGCCGGAGATGTCGCCGGCGATGCTCGCGTACGTCCGCGCGACGGCATCGCGCGCGATTGCGACGGCAGGAGAAGCGCCAGCCGGTCCGGTACACCTGAACTTTCCGTTTCGCGAACCGTTTGTACCCCTTCTCGAAACCGACGACTTGTGGCGCGCGGGCCGGGAGGAGACAAAGAGCTACGTGCGGGTGACGGGCGGCCGCCGCCAACTTGACCCGCTGCAAGTGGACGAGCTCGCCGCAGTGCTCAGCGGGGCGCGACGTGGGTTAATCGTCTGCGGGCCTCACGACGATCCCGCCTTTGCGCCCGCAGTCGTTCAGTTAGCGGAACGCCTCTCCTTCCCACTTCTCGCTGATCCGTTGTCACAAGTGCGCTACGGTACGCACGACAAGGCGCTCGTCATTGACGGTTACGACGCCTTTCTGCGCGAACAGGCAGTTGTGCGCCGCTTAGCGCCGGACGTCGTGCTCCGCTTCGGCGCAATGCCCGTCTCTAAGGCGTTGCTGCGCTACTTAGAGGCTCACCCGTCTTGCCGCCAAATCGTCGTCGACGGCGGCGCGGGCTGGCGCGAGCCGACATTGCTCGCTGCCGATATCGTCTATGCAGACGAAACGCGCTTTTGCGAGGCGATAGCGACGAAAATTGGTGCAGCTGCCGACGGTCCGCGGAGGGCGCTAGGGGAGGTTCCTTCTTGCGGTAAGCAGGTTAAGGAAGATGGGGGTACGCGTCTTGCGGACGGAAGGGACTGTACGATGTGGGCAAATTGGTGGGCTGACTGCTGGATCCGTTTGAATGCGATCGCGCAGGCGGAAGTACAGCGACAGGTCGCTCACTTTGCTAACGATCACTTGTTTGAAGGGCGCGTGTTTTCCGAATTAGCGGCGCTGCTGCCGGACGAGGCTGTCCTTTACGTCGGCAACAGTATGCCTGTGCGCGACCTAGACACGTTCTTTGCGAATAGTGCGCAGCGGGTGCGCACGCTGGCCAACCGCGGGGCGAACGGGATCGACGGAGTCGTCTCTAGTGCGCTCGGGGCGAGTACAGCTGGCGGGCCACTCGTGCTCGTCATCGGCGACGTGTCCTTTTACCACGACTTGAACGGGTTGCTTATGGCCAAGCTTTACGGGCTTAAGGCGACGATTATTTTACTGAACAACGACGGCGGCGGCATTTTTTCTTTCTTACCGCAGGCCGCAAATCCGAAGCATTTCGAGACGCTGTTCGGGACGCCGCTCGGTCTCGATTACGCACACGCCGCCGCGCTGTACGGTGCCTCTTACTGCCGGGTAACCGATTGGGAGGCATTTCGTCGCGCGGTCGATGCGGGCGTCGCAGCTGACGGTCTTACGATAATTGAAGTACCGACGGCGCGTACGGCGAATGCGGAGGAACACCGGGCGATTTGGCACGAGGTGTCAGATGCGATTAAGGGAGAACTGACAGGAGATGGCACCGCTGCGGTGTACCCCCAAGGAGTATCAAATGATTGTGCCACTGCTGACCGCGCCGCTGCCGGGCAGGAGGAGGGCGTTCGCCATGCGCCTCGCGATTAA
- the menH gene encoding 2-succinyl-6-hydroxy-2,4-cyclohexadiene-1-carboxylate synthase, whose translation MRLAINGIQLNVETYGVGSPLLLLHGFTGSAATWEPFFASWGRHFHLLAVDVIGHGRSDAPRDAARYDMDLAAADLVAVLDHFGYSRAHVLGYSMGGRLALTFAVRYPQRVQALLLEGSSPGLAAAAEREARFQRDDRLAASIERDGIEAFVDRWESLPLFRSQQRLPEAVRARLREQRLQNDVIGLAGSLRGMGTGAQRPLWEELPQLQMPLKCVVGALDDKFRLIAAEIAARVLGAEVEVVAEAGHTVHVEQPSIFDTIVLDFFREVEKK comes from the coding sequence ATGCGCCTCGCGATTAACGGTATTCAGTTGAACGTCGAAACATACGGTGTCGGATCACCGCTCTTGTTATTACATGGGTTCACTGGTTCGGCGGCGACGTGGGAGCCGTTTTTTGCGTCGTGGGGTCGCCACTTTCACCTCCTCGCAGTCGACGTCATCGGTCACGGGCGCTCCGACGCGCCGCGGGATGCAGCGAGGTATGATATGGATCTCGCGGCGGCAGACTTGGTCGCCGTCCTCGACCACTTCGGCTATTCACGCGCACACGTGCTCGGGTATTCAATGGGTGGTCGGTTGGCGTTGACGTTTGCCGTCCGCTATCCGCAGCGGGTGCAGGCACTCCTGTTGGAAGGCAGTTCGCCCGGCCTTGCAGCCGCGGCAGAGCGAGAAGCGCGCTTCCAGCGCGACGACCGTTTGGCCGCCTCGATTGAACGAGACGGGATCGAGGCGTTCGTCGACCGCTGGGAGTCGTTGCCGCTGTTTCGCTCGCAGCAGCGCCTACCGGAGGCTGTGCGTGCCCGCTTGCGCGAACAACGGCTGCAGAATGATGTCATCGGTCTCGCTGGCAGTTTGCGCGGGATGGGCACGGGGGCGCAGCGTCCGCTGTGGGAGGAGCTACCGCAGTTACAGATGCCGCTCAAGTGTGTCGTCGGCGCCTTAGACGACAAGTTCCGGCTGATCGCCGCGGAGATTGCTGCGCGCGTGCTGGGGGCAGAAGTAGAAGTCGTCGCGGAGGCCGGTCACACGGTGCACGTGGAACAACCGTCTATTTTTGATACAATAGTGTTAGATTTTTTTAGAGAGGTGGAGAAAAAGTGA
- the menB gene encoding 1,4-dihydroxy-2-naphthoyl-CoA synthase, whose product MTVAWEKGAKAYEDILYETYGGMAKITINRPEVRNAFRPKTVVELIDAFAEARDDASVGVIILTGAGDKAFCSGGDQKVRGHGGYVGEDNIPRLNVLDLQRLIRAIPKPVIAMVAGYAIGGGHVLHIVCDLTIAADNAVFGQTGPKVGSFDAGYGAGYLARIVGHKKAREIWYLCRQYSAQEALDMGLVNTVVPLERLEVETVQWAQEMLEKSPTALRFLKASFNADTDGLAGLQQLGGDATLLYYTTEEAKEGRDAFKEKRQPNFGQFPRFP is encoded by the coding sequence GTGACAGTTGCCTGGGAAAAAGGAGCAAAAGCGTACGAAGATATTTTGTACGAAACATACGGAGGAATGGCCAAAATTACGATAAACCGCCCGGAAGTGCGCAATGCGTTCCGTCCGAAAACGGTGGTCGAATTGATCGACGCATTTGCGGAGGCGCGGGATGACGCGAGTGTCGGTGTGATCATTTTAACGGGTGCAGGGGATAAGGCGTTTTGTTCCGGTGGGGACCAAAAAGTGCGCGGTCACGGCGGTTACGTCGGGGAGGACAACATTCCGCGCTTGAATGTGCTCGACTTGCAACGGCTCATTCGCGCCATTCCGAAGCCGGTCATCGCCATGGTCGCCGGCTATGCCATCGGCGGCGGGCACGTGTTACATATCGTTTGTGACTTAACGATTGCAGCCGACAACGCCGTATTCGGACAGACGGGTCCGAAGGTAGGTAGTTTTGACGCTGGCTACGGTGCCGGTTATTTGGCGCGCATCGTCGGACACAAAAAAGCGCGGGAGATTTGGTATTTGTGCCGCCAGTATTCGGCGCAAGAAGCCCTCGACATGGGACTCGTCAACACGGTCGTACCCCTCGAGCGACTGGAAGTGGAGACGGTGCAGTGGGCACAAGAAATGTTGGAGAAATCGCCGACCGCCCTTCGCTTTTTGAAAGCGTCGTTTAACGCTGACACAGACGGTCTCGCCGGTCTACAGCAACTCGGCGGCGACGCGACGCTGTTGTATTACACGACGGAGGAAGCAAAAGAAGGACGCGATGCGTTTAAAGAGAAGCGCCAACCAAACTTCGGGCAGTTTCCGCGCTTTCCGTAA
- the menE gene encoding o-succinylbenzoate--CoA ligase gives MKVKLVTGQQMPNWLKKRAALTPERLAVIAGGERRTFRQLDEGAEAMAYRLARLGVQEGDRVALLLKNSVAAVEIIHGLHDLGAVLLPLNTRLSVREWQWQLHDAAARLLIYDDTLPSETVAQIKQLREELEQPIVQTPEQSLVQLQELPLEQLYEGHPQEQPCEGQQQEQPCEGQQQEQPCEGQQPEQGLAEQRATDGHRNDRCDSRDTVTLLSLRQFLSVSPSPVVGLTLKQTVQLEALQAIMYTSGTTGHPKGVRLTYGNHWWSAVGSALNLGLCAGDRWLISVPLFHMSGLSIVMRSVIYGITAVVHESFQPEAVHRAIVADGITHLSVVSAMLAQLVDRLGTEERYPASFRCMLVGGGPVPLPLLQRCQQLCIPVYQTYGLTETASQIATLAPEYMVSKSGSAGKPLFPAELRIEVDGVPAAAGEAGEIVVKGPSVTSGYWQRDEATTQAIKDGWLYTGDMGYVDEEGFLYVLDRRSDLIISGGENVYPAEIEAVLTAHPAVVEAGVTGLPHDKWGQVPVAFVVVRAGSRTGGAVDVDEETLRDFCRERLAKYKVPVAVHFVPSLPRNAANKLVRRKLFELATGSPSRV, from the coding sequence GTGAAGGTGAAGTTAGTGACTGGACAACAAATGCCGAATTGGCTCAAAAAAAGGGCTGCACTAACACCGGAGCGGCTCGCCGTCATCGCGGGCGGGGAGCGGCGCACGTTTCGCCAGCTCGACGAAGGAGCAGAGGCGATGGCGTACCGCTTGGCGCGCTTAGGCGTACAGGAGGGCGATCGCGTCGCGTTACTACTTAAAAATAGTGTGGCAGCGGTAGAAATAATCCACGGATTGCACGACCTCGGCGCCGTACTGTTGCCCCTTAACACCCGCTTATCGGTGCGGGAGTGGCAGTGGCAGCTGCATGACGCGGCGGCTCGCCTGCTTATTTACGACGACACGTTACCGAGCGAGACGGTTGCGCAGATTAAACAGCTGCGCGAAGAGCTTGAACAACCGATTGTGCAAACGCCTGAACAATCGCTCGTACAATTGCAAGAACTGCCGCTTGAACAGCTCTATGAGGGACACCCGCAAGAACAGCCATGCGAAGGACAGCAGCAAGAACAGCCATGCGAAGGACAGCAGCAAGAACAGCCATGTGAAGGACAGCAGCCTGAGCAAGGCCTGGCAGAACAGCGAGCGACAGACGGTCACCGTAACGATCGGTGTGACAGTCGCGATACCGTAACGCTCCTTTCGTTGCGACAATTTCTCTCCGTGAGTCCCTCCCCAGTCGTCGGGTTAACACTTAAACAGACCGTACAGTTAGAGGCGCTGCAAGCGATTATGTACACGTCGGGCACGACAGGACACCCGAAAGGGGTCAGGCTCACGTATGGCAACCACTGGTGGAGCGCCGTCGGTTCGGCACTCAACCTCGGCCTTTGTGCTGGGGACCGCTGGCTCATTAGTGTGCCGCTGTTTCACATGAGCGGGCTCTCTATCGTCATGCGTAGTGTCATCTACGGGATTACGGCTGTCGTGCACGAATCGTTCCAACCGGAAGCCGTCCATCGCGCCATCGTTGCCGACGGGATCACACACCTTTCCGTCGTCAGTGCGATGCTGGCGCAACTCGTCGATCGACTTGGCACGGAGGAGCGCTATCCGGCGTCGTTCCGCTGCATGTTAGTCGGAGGGGGACCCGTGCCGCTGCCGCTGTTACAGCGCTGCCAGCAGCTCTGCATCCCGGTGTACCAAACGTACGGATTGACAGAAACCGCCTCACAAATCGCGACGCTTGCCCCGGAGTATATGGTGAGCAAAAGCGGTTCCGCTGGCAAGCCCCTCTTTCCCGCCGAGCTGCGCATCGAGGTAGACGGTGTCCCTGCCGCGGCAGGTGAAGCAGGGGAAATCGTCGTGAAGGGGCCATCGGTCACAAGTGGCTACTGGCAGCGGGACGAGGCGACGACACAGGCGATTAAAGACGGTTGGCTGTATACGGGCGACATGGGCTATGTGGACGAAGAGGGGTTTTTATACGTCCTCGACCGGCGTAGTGACTTGATCATTTCCGGCGGGGAGAATGTGTACCCGGCAGAAATAGAAGCGGTTTTGACGGCGCACCCTGCTGTGGTGGAAGCAGGCGTCACCGGTTTGCCGCACGACAAGTGGGGACAAGTTCCCGTCGCCTTTGTCGTCGTACGCGCCGGCAGCCGTACAGGTGGTGCCGTCGACGTCGACGAAGAGACGCTGCGCGACTTTTGCCGCGAGCGACTAGCGAAATACAAAGTGCCCGTCGCCGTTCATTTCGTCCCATCTTTACCGCGCAATGCGGCGAACAAACTCGTGCGGCGAAAACTTTTTGAACTCGCGACAGGTTCGCCGAGTCGGGTATGA